A region of the Vidua chalybeata isolate OUT-0048 chromosome 7, bVidCha1 merged haplotype, whole genome shotgun sequence genome:
AAAATGGTATCTTGCAAAATGGATAATTTCAGAGCTACAGGGCCCCAAAAATGTGAGGTGACATAGGGAGTGGGAGTATCCTAGGGGGGCTGTAATGgtgccctggagctgggggttACCCAAAACTGGATAAGTGGTCCCACAGAGAATAGGAGTGTCCTTGAGTCTGTGGGTATACTCAAGGGATATGATGGTGGCACTTATCAGGTGCCCCAAAAACGTGGGGTACCCCTATGGGTGACAAGCATGGAAAGCTGTGAGGATGGGGGTGCTCAAAGGGTTTGTGAGTGCCCAGAGTAATGGGGGTGCCTGGGGAATGCCCTTGTGTGCAGTTCTCCCCTTAAAGCAAAAGGGGTACTCGGAGCCACAGCATTCGTTAAGTCTGCGGGGCTGGCGCAGGGGCACGGCTCTGTCTGATGGTATTGATGGCATGGCTTGACTTGGCTTAGCTTGGcaaggcacagccagggcaggagggacatAGGACTCTACTCTGGGGGCGTCCCCCACAGCAACCCCCAACGGAAGGCAAGCCAGCCTTGCAGTCCCCCTCTGCATCCCCTAAATGCTGACACCACCCACCGCTCTATcaatggggaaactgaggcacagagccctgcaTTGCCATCACCCACTGACCATGGCCTCAGGGACCTCTCCTCTCCTGGGGGGACTGCAGCACACAGGGGTGCCTTGAAGGGGATCCCCTCATCCACTGAGGGCCTGGGGACAAATTGGAGACCCCAGCTGGTGACCCCCGGGGTGTATCATTGCAGGGATGACAATGCACTGGGTGCACCCCCAGTGCAGCGTGGCCTGGGACATCCTGGGACAGGAGGGTGACAGGGGTCTGCGGGCTCCCCTTGGACTGGGAAAGGCATCTGGGGGGACCACGGAAGGGTCCCTTTGGCTGCCACTTCCGCTTCATTCTGGAGAAGATTTTGCAACATTTCCTCCCCGGGCAGTATAAAGCAGGCGGTGGAGGAAAGGGGTACTGGGAGGCAGCACGGCAGCAGGCGCAGGTGAGGGATCCTCCGGCTGGCGAGACCCCTGGGTCTGGTGCTGCCCTGCATCCCACCACACTTTGAGCCCTTTGGGGGTGACATCTGGATTCAAACCCATACCTGTATGCTTCCCACTGAGAAACAACTTGGGATCGGGAGAAGACTCCACATTTGAGTAGACGGCGACAGCAGCAAGCAGTGAGTCCATGGGGTGCACCACTGGAGATTGTGGCTTTCCTGGGGCTTTGACAAGCCCCACATCACTCATCTGAGCCCCTTCACATGTTGAGCAGCCTGGGACTGGGGTGGGTTGCTTCAGCTGCCCAAGAGGCTGCTTGGTAGAGGGAGGTGGTGGGTGAGAGCACCCAAGGCTGTGCTGAGGGCTCATCTGGGGTGCAATCCCTCCATAGTCCCCAGGGATATCAGCCTTGGGTGCCGTGGGGAAGAAGTACCTGCTGTCATTTCCTTGCACAGCGATGAGCTGAGGGGATCCTTCCCCATGGCATGTCCCTCTTTCCTCCCCACTGggagccccagtgccaccccattgtcccccagccctgccagggtcAGGAGGGGAAATGAAGTGCTGCTTGTTCCCCTCATCTGGGCCAGCTGTGGGGTATCTATCTGTGTGTGCTATAGCTGGGGAATACCCGTTTCCAGAGGAACCACCAGAATTttggagcagggaggcagaaagcagcagccagaaatAGATGGAGGGGAAGCACTGGCATCAGGCTCTGCCCCGTGCCTGTGGGAGCCCCACTTGGGAGGACATTCCCCCATTAGCACTGGCAGCATGCCTGGTTGCGTTCCTCTGGGATGCTGATGTCTCCATATCCCAGCATCACCACCCTGGGGTCACCATCCCAGGATTTccatccctggatccctgcaagaGAGGAtacagcagagccagggagagatttttctgggcagcagcaccagcccagctACAGCAGGGAATTCAAATCAGGCAAAAGGGAAAAGTTGGTTccaggaatggtttgggttcaaACAGGGCCAGCGCGGAGCCGGGGGgccccagcactggaggggGGGACTCAGCACCCCCAGCAGTCCTGGCATCTCCAAGCCCTGAAGGGGTTGGGGGCTCAGAAATGGGACCAAGGGGTGAAACTGGAGTGAAACAAGAGTCCAGATCCATTCTGGTAGAAGACTGAAAGCCAGTGGTCTTTGGGGAGGCAGGAACAGAGCAAGCTCACCATCTTCTATGTGtgaagagacaggaaaagcaACTGCCACCTGTGATTTCCCCATTGAGGGCAAGGACGGGGGGAcatggcagtgcccagctgagCAACAGGAAAACCAGAGATGTAGTATTTCCAAAGCTGCCTGCAAAGTGTGACACGTCTTTCCGCCTGGGGCTTGAAACCACTCCTGCGGGAGCAAGACCAGGAGGTGAAAGAAGGGCACAAAAACACTTTCAGACCTTCTTGAGTGCTGCCTGCCCCAGGCACCGTGACCATAGATAGCCTTGCTGCTGGCTGAtgtggcaggaggggcagctctgttccaggCATCACAGCAGCAATGCTTGAGGGGgtggagaggctggagggatGCAGGGGTACTTGAAGAACTTTGGAGGTGCCTGAGGAGCTCTGACATGCCCAAAGAGCTGAGAGGCTTTTGAAGTAAGCAGGGTAGCCCAGGGTTTCTGGAGGAGCCAGATGTCTCCTGGAGGGATGTGATGCTACATTGATGGGGAAGCCCCCCCAAACTGTGAAGAGGTGATCAGTCTATGGGGGAACCTTTTCTTCCACAGGAGTCAGGAAATGGACAGGATTGGGGTGAAATGCAGGAGACTGAGGCACGCAGGGGGTGTTTTACAAGGGCGTATATGAAGAACAGTGTCTAGCTGCAGTACAGACCATTACCTGGCACAGTGTGGATGCTGTGTCCTCCATCACAGTGGAGTGATGAAGGACAGCTGCCCACTGGCTGGGAGAGGACCTGGGCACCGACAGAAATCACAGAGGACCCAAAGATGCTGTCACCCCTGGTCTACAACACTGCCACCCCATGCTCATGCCATTTTGTGCTCCACAGGCAAAATGGAGTCCTTGTCCTACAGTGGAGATTTTTCCAACATCTTGTTCCTTTACAACTACACCTATGACTACAGCACAGCCATGCCTGACACTGCTATCTCATCCTCTCCGTGCCGGCCTGAAAGCTCTGCCCTCAACAAGTACCTGGTGGTGGTGATCTACTGCCTTGTCTTCATCCTCAGTGTGGTGGGGAATgggctggtggtgctggtggtgacCTCCAGCCACACCAGCCGCTCCGTCACTGATGTCTACCTGCTCAACCTGGCCGTGGCAGACCTGCTCTTCGCTTTGACCCTGCCGCTTTGGGCAGCCTACCGAGCCCACGAGTGGGTCTTTGGCACTGTGATGTGCAAAGccatctctgtgctgcaggaagccAACTTCTACAGCGGCATCCTTCTTCTGGCCTGCATTAGTGTGGACCGCTACCTGGCCATTGTCTATGCCACACGGGCTGCCACTGAGAAGAGGCACTGGGTGAAGTTTGTCTGCTTGGGCATCTGGGTCTTCTCAATACTGCTCTCCCTGCCCGTGCTGCTCTTCCGTGAGGCTTTCCGCTCTCCCAACAATGGCACCGTGTGCTATGAGCGCATCAGTGGCGAGGACACGACCAAGTGGCGGGTAGTGCTGCGGATCCTGCCGCAGACATTTGGCTTTGTCTTGCCCCTCCTGGTGATGCTCTTCTGCTATGGTGTCACCATCCACACCCTCCTGCAGACCAAGAATGCTCAGAAGCAGCGGGCCATGAAGGTCATCTTTGCTGTGGTGCTGGTCTTCCTCATCTGCTGGCTGCCCTACAACATCACACTGGTGAGCGACACCCTCATGAGGACGCGGGCCATTGTTGAAACCTGTGAGAGGAGGAACCGCATCGACACAACCCTCTCTGTCACGCAGGTCCTGGGCTTTGCCCACAGCTGCATCAACCCTATCATCTACGCCTTCATTGGTCAAAAGTTTCGCAACAGCTTCCTCAAGATCCTGGCACAGCGTGGGCTGATCAGCAAGGATGCTGTTGCCCGCTATGGCCGTGCCTCCTATGCCTCCACCTCTGGCAATACATCCACCACCCTCTGAGCCCTTCTGGGACCCAGCCCTTGTGGGTACCAGCAGGTCCCAGCACTCCACACACCTCAGCATCCTCATCCAGCCCCCTGGCATGTGGGTGGTGAGGCCATAGGGATGGGCAGGGCCACCACTGGATGCTGGACCCCAACTGGAAGAGGGCTTGGGTAACACGGTGGTAGGACCCCATTTCCAGGGGAGTGATGTCAAGTGTCCACCCTCCCCCTTCTTTGGGACAAAGCTTGTGACTCTGTGGATTCTGTGAGGCTGCTGTGAGGATGGTGTATTTACCCAATGACCATCAAGCAATAAAGGAGTTGGTGGGTTGGTCACCCATGTCTGGCTCCTCTTTGCCATggaagggacacagcaggaTAGGGCCAGGGCACCTCTCCAGGGACAGTGCCAAAACAGTGCTGCCTGCTGAGCCTGTCAGAGTGTGGGTAACCCTTCTTCCAGGACAGGGTTTGGCATCCTGTGCATCCCCCACAGGGGACCCAAGCCCAAGTTTTGCTTCCTACAGTTCCCCAGACAGGTCCTAGCACTTCCATGGTCTCCAGGTGGAGTCTATCCCACTTGAGGACAAAGTCATTCCCTTCTCAACACCAATCTCAACCCCAGCAGAGCAAATCACTGAAAGATCTCTGAGCAGCCCCTCACACTGAGCCAGCCCTGTGACCGCTGCCTGAAGGGTACCGGCATCCCCACTCCCCCCCTGCCATGGTGTCAGAACATTGTTGTGCAAAGGGCTGGGAACCTGTCCCTTACACAACCGGGATGTTTCCGCCCTGGCTTGGGCAATTGGGGCTGACACTTGACTGGGGTCGAGGAGCTGAAGAAGGGACTGTGACCCTGCCGGGGACTCTCCTGCCACTCAGTGTGCCAGGCCTCAGGATGCCTGTCCCGGCACACCTACACATCTCTCCATTGGAGTCCCATATTGCTCCTCTATTGACCTTGATCCAAGTTCCTAGGGGTTCATAACCATGGAGACATCAGCAGATGTCACTCATGTGCTGGCTCATGGGAGGGTAGGGGGTCCCCAGCATCCAGGTGGGAATCCTGGGGATTTGAGGCAGAGCAGAGTCAGTGAGGGTGCTGAACAAGGACAGCCCGTCACCTTAGCATCTGAGAAACCTCTTGCACAAGTGTTTCCTTGCAGCATGGTAGGAAGCCAGAGCTGTTGGGCAAGAGCTGTCTACTCTCCCCACTGTGGGATGGTGCAGGCAACGGCTcaccctggctgcagctgaTACACCCTTTTTGGGGATGGTTCCCCCCCCAGGAGGACTTGAACACCTCCATGCCAGCATTCCCCACCCTCCACCCAACCCCAGTGTCAATCTGGCAGTGACTGATAGATGACGCAGAAGACACAGGGGTGACAGAAATTAGTAGTTTTCCTCTTTGTGGACCAACCGCAAGAAAGACACGTCAAACCCAGGAGGTTGGGCAGCAGGACCTGGACGCAGGCCCTGGACATCTGGGTACCCAGTAAATCCAAGAGGAGGCAGCCATGGCAGGAAGCATCCCACGCgtggtgccagggctgctgtcGCCACTCATGTAGCCTGTGGGTGCCTTTGCTGGTAGCAAATCAGGCAGCAGCGGCCGTGCTTGCCCATGTCCACGGAGCACGTGTGGCACACCTTGCCCTGGCACAACCTGCTGAGAGAGCAGGAGGTGAGAGCTGAGCCATCCCCACAcagtgccagtgccacccctcATTCCCCTCATAGCCCACCTGCAGTTGTACCGCCGGGAGAGGAGGCGGAAATCTTTGTGGCAGCGGGCACACAACCCTGGGTCGCGGGGCACCGGACTGGGCATTGGGGTGTCAATGCCCTCTGTCTTCTGCCACAGGGCATCCTTCTCCCTGCGGGAGGGGAGACGTCAGCACTGGCTTTGCCTGGGCTCTGGTGCCCTCCTCTGGGCAAAGGGGTTTGGGTCCCCTTGCCCTTGCTTGGAGTCCCCGGGGCTCTCAccgcagcagctccagcagccgcTTCTTCATGTCGCGGATGAGCTCCTGCTGCCGTGCCTGCTCGGCGCCGCGCGTGGCCTCCCGCTCCAGGGCTTCTCGCTGCGCCCGCTGCAGCGCCGATGCCCAGCGCTCACCGTCCTGCCGGGCCCTGGCGCGGGGCAGTGGCGACATGGTCCCCCTGTCTCTCAGCTGGTCgtctctccatccctccatgcATGCGGATAAACCTCCCGCCGCTggttcctccctccctctctccctcgctccatccctcttttcctccctcccttcttttctctgctgttgcCCATCCATCCTCAAGCTCTCTCCCAATCCTCACAGCCACTTTGCCATCTGCCACCCATCCGTTTTCCCACTGTTCACCCATCCTTCTCATATCCATACTCCTGGCGTTCTGCCGACCCACCCATCTACTCACCCCAAATTCATCCCTGTGTCTCTCCATCCACCATCCCATCTCCATCCATTCATCCTAAATTgatccctccttccctccctctatCTACTAACGCCAAACCACTCCAACTTTCTGCCCACCTACCCTTCCACCCGCTTATCAGTCCCAAATTGACCCCTCCCTCCAGTTCTCCCCCCTCAaatccttccctccctccccctgccaATCCCCAGCTGCTGTTCGCCTGTGTCCAAGCAGGACATCAGTGGGAGCCCCAGGGGACACCATGTGGTAGGTGGAGATAGGAGATCCCACTCTGGGGTGATGGGTGGTGGAAGTAGGGGTCCCTGCCCAACCTGcagagctcctcctgcagccgTGCCATCTCTTGTCGCtgggcctggagctgctgccggCTCTGCCAGGTCTCCTCCTGTGCtgtggcagccaggctggccaAGCGCTGGGGGAGAGTGGGGGCTCAATCCtggaccccaaaccccaccacGGGATCCCCTTGGACTTGCCCATACCATAGCCATGCTGGTGACCGTGCTGGGTTCCCCTTCTGCATGAAGGCCTCGTAGGGTCTCCTGGGGACCACGGGCGAGCTCCAGTGCCCGCCGCAGCACCTCCTTCATGGCAGCCACCTCATTTGAGGTACCGGCATCCTTCGGCATGTCTGTCCGTCCTGCCGCCACCAGCGCTTCCTGGCATTCCTGCAGGCGTGCGGTCAGCGCCGCCGCCTCTGCCAGCACCCTGGACAGCTGGGTAcccctctcctctgccaccTCTTGCCAGCCCCGTGCCTCCTCCTGCGCCCGTGCCAGTGCTCCCGGGTCCCCTGCTGCTACCGCTGCCTCCAGTGCCCGCTCCAGGAAGGTGTTGGTTTCCCGCAGTGCCTCAGCCTCGTGTGCCCACAGCTGGGCCCGCTGGGCACTGTCCTCCTCCTGCCGCCGGTGCCGCAGGtctgcctgtgccagctgtgccaccagTGCCTGTGCTGCCACCTCACGCTGACCCAGCTCGGCCCTCAGTTGGGACACCAGTGCCTGCAGGGATTCTTCTGTCCCACCCGGCTGCCTGGGCACCAGTGCCAGGGACCCCAGCATGCACCTTGGGCCAGTGGACAGTGGGGACATGCCAGGCTCTCTAGAACCACCAGGCTGGCCTGCTTTGCCAGTGCCATGTGCATCCTCCAGTTCCTCTACATCCACATCCTTCATCTCCTTCTCATCCTCCTCCAACTCTTCATGCTTCTCTTCCAAATCCTCCTCCATGTCCTTCTCCACATTCACTTCCACATCCTCCACCTTCACATTCTCCACCTTCACCTCCTTTGTATCCTTACTGTCGTCCTTCTCCACgtcctcttcatcctcctcttctttgtctttcttcacCTCCCCATCCTCTACATCTCCCTCTCTATCTTCAACATTCCCTGCCAGCAGGGCAGCCAAAGTGGGtgggcacagaggggctggTGCCCCATGGAGTGCCACAGTAGGATGGCCAATGCCATCGGACCATCCGTGCGCCACAGTGCCGATCCTgtctgtctgcagggctgtctttgctgggctgctcctgaTCACTGGGCTGGGCCGTACCAGTGGCCtagaggggacacagggctcaGGGCTACTAGGTCACCCCCAAGGTGAACAGGGCATCACCACCCTCCATTTAGGCTcgctgggcacagcagcctttAGGAATTTagggggcagcagggcagggggtcAGCAATGTTGGTGCCACTAGCCTGAGCACCCACAAAACATGTGGCACCCATCGACCCAAGCATGCATGCTTGTGACAGTCCATGTACACAAGCATGTGAGCAGCAGAATAGGTGTGAGTGTGCTGGAGTGTGAGTGAGCTGCATCCATGATGCCCCCCACAAGTGTGCCCGGGGCAAGGGTATGCAAGCACATacatgtgtccctgtgtgtcagATGTCACAGTGTCACGGTGTTGCAGCAGGGATATACTTGGCAGATGATGgctctttgtgtgtgtgtgtgtacacatgcATGTGACATGTTTGCAGGCACAGGCATGGTGTGCATGCTGGTGCCAGTGACTGTGCCCCCGTGGGGCCATATATGGAGAGctggcacatctggagtgctgtgtggGGTCCAGGGCAGTGGGGCAATGCACACGTTTCTCTGCAATGCTAAGCCCCAGGTGCCTCCGATGCCCTTGACACCCCCAGTGCTGCCAATGCCCCTGgtgcccccagtgtccccaggctcaCTCTGAGAACATGGGCCAGGCGGTGTCCAGGTCactcctgtgcagagccaggtgGAAGGTGACACAGTCCAGCTCATAGAGGCTGCCCAGGATCTCTGCTCGCCGTCTGGGGCTCAGGAAGGGGCTACGGGCGTAGTACCACTCGCTGCAACCACAAAACAAGCTCATGCATCCCTCTGTGCCCTGGACAGGTACACAtgcctgcagcacctctgcaggtggctgggtgctgcagggcacTGCCCACCCTGGCCATGTCCCCCACCACCAGGAGCATCCCCTCACTGTGCCCCTGCTCTCACCACAGGCTCTCAGGGTcgaggaggcagagctgcagggactCTGCCAGCTGCCGGTGCACCAGGCAGTACCGCAGAAAGGCTCGGCCTCTGCCCACAGGGGTCTTCAGCTGTGGGGGAGACCTGTCACTTCAGTCTGCCCCTCCACacacctccctcccagcctgtgcagggaaAGAGGGCCCCCAGGGCTAGGCTTGGGGTGCAGTGGGTATCCCACAGGGGACAAAACCGTTTATAGCACCAGTGGGTGAATGCTTGGTGCCCAAGTGAGTGTGTGCCTGTGCAGAGGTGCATGTGCACCCACAAGCAAGCAAAAGCTCGTGTGTGTGCACAAGTCCCTGGGTAGCCCACCAGCCCATGCCCACCTTGTCCAGGGAGGTGACGAAGTGAATGCCTTCATGCTCCTGCCGGCACCGTGCTAGGCCTTGGCACAAGAAGTCCCAATAGTCCTTGCGCTGCCCAAAGAAGCTCCTCTTCTCCTTGAGGTCAAACTGACAGAGGACAAACTTGGACTTCCTTTTTTGGGAGCATCCCCTGTTCCACCCAGCCTGttccctgtggggctggaatCCAACCAGCTCCCCCAGCACGGCTGGTCCAGGTGTCCCTCTCTTCACTGGCTCCAtacctcagtttcccttttGCAGCACATGTAATTACACATGTGGACTAGGGAGAACCTGGTAGGTGGCTGGGGATGCCCAGGGTCAGACAATGCTGGGCGGGTTATTCCATCCCCTGAATGGTTAGCACAGGGTTCCTTCTGCTCTCAGGTGTGCCTAAGGGGAgacaaggcagggagcagcagagatggagGAGCAGCAGTACCTGGAGGAGGAACTCTAGCTGGGCACAGAGGCTGTGCAGCTCCCGGCTCCCGTCTGTCACCGGCAGGTTCTGCTCCTGGTAGCTGCATTTCAGCTCAGCCACGGTCTCTGTGGGAtgtcagggctgggctggcatgGCACCTTCTCCCATCCTACCCCTCTTCCCTCAACTGCCTCACAACTCCTGGCCTCAGGGATTTCTCATGGTGgatgaaatcacagaatcatagaatctaagttgaaaaagacctccaagatcaagtTCAGTCATTAACCCAACACTTCCAAAtccaccattaaaccatgtagccaaatgccacatctacaggtcttttaaatacctccacGGGTGGTGACTCCACTACTTCCCTTGAgtagcctgttccaatgcttgataaACATTTCCATGAAGagttttttcctaatatccaatctaaacctctcctgacacaacctgaggccatttcctcttgtcctagCCCTTGTAACTGGGGAGAAGGGACTGACTCCCTCCTGGATACAACCTCATTTCA
Encoded here:
- the RUFY4 gene encoding RUN and FYVE domain-containing protein 4; the protein is MAGEGELNRVIKDLQKTVAELKCSYQEQNLPVTDGSRELHSLCAQLEFLLQFDLKEKRSFFGQRKDYWDFLCQGLARCRQEHEGIHFVTSLDKLKTPVGRGRAFLRYCLVHRQLAESLQLCLLDPESLCEWYYARSPFLSPRRRAEILGSLYELDCVTFHLALHRSDLDTAWPMFSEPLVRPSPVIRSSPAKTALQTDRIGTVAHGWSDGIGHPTVALHGAPAPLCPPTLAALLAGNVEDREGDVEDGEVKKDKEEEDEEDVEKDDSKDTKEVKVENVKVEDVEVNVEKDMEEDLEEKHEELEEDEKEMKDVDVEELEDAHGTGKAGQPGGSREPGMSPLSTGPRCMLGSLALVPRQPGGTEESLQALVSQLRAELGQREVAAQALVAQLAQADLRHRRQEEDSAQRAQLWAHEAEALRETNTFLERALEAAVAAGDPGALARAQEEARGWQEVAEERGTQLSRVLAEAAALTARLQECQEALVAAGRTDMPKDAGTSNEVAAMKEVLRRALELARGPQETLRGLHAEGEPSTVTSMAMRLASLAATAQEETWQSRQQLQAQRQEMARLQEELCRARQDGERWASALQRAQREALEREATRGAEQARQQELIRDMKKRLLELLREKDALWQKTEGIDTPMPSPVPRDPGLCARCHKDFRLLSRRYNCSRLCQGKVCHTCSVDMGKHGRCCLICYQQRHPQAT
- the LOC128790783 gene encoding C-X-C chemokine receptor type 2-like isoform X1; this encodes MRRERGARKCGGTRVESCTGEGARGMGITASPGKMESLSYSGDFSNILFLYNYTYDYSTAMPDTAISSSPCRPESSALNKYLVVVIYCLVFILSVVGNGLVVLVVTSSHTSRSVTDVYLLNLAVADLLFALTLPLWAAYRAHEWVFGTVMCKAISVLQEANFYSGILLLACISVDRYLAIVYATRAATEKRHWVKFVCLGIWVFSILLSLPVLLFREAFRSPNNGTVCYERISGEDTTKWRVVLRILPQTFGFVLPLLVMLFCYGVTIHTLLQTKNAQKQRAMKVIFAVVLVFLICWLPYNITLVSDTLMRTRAIVETCERRNRIDTTLSVTQVLGFAHSCINPIIYAFIGQKFRNSFLKILAQRGLISKDAVARYGRASYASTSGNTSTTL
- the LOC128790783 gene encoding C-X-C chemokine receptor type 2-like isoform X2; translated protein: MESLSYSGDFSNILFLYNYTYDYSTAMPDTAISSSPCRPESSALNKYLVVVIYCLVFILSVVGNGLVVLVVTSSHTSRSVTDVYLLNLAVADLLFALTLPLWAAYRAHEWVFGTVMCKAISVLQEANFYSGILLLACISVDRYLAIVYATRAATEKRHWVKFVCLGIWVFSILLSLPVLLFREAFRSPNNGTVCYERISGEDTTKWRVVLRILPQTFGFVLPLLVMLFCYGVTIHTLLQTKNAQKQRAMKVIFAVVLVFLICWLPYNITLVSDTLMRTRAIVETCERRNRIDTTLSVTQVLGFAHSCINPIIYAFIGQKFRNSFLKILAQRGLISKDAVARYGRASYASTSGNTSTTL